The genomic window AAGAAATGATGCACCTGCCGAGTGAACCAACGGGTGGGCGAACTTTACGGTGCGACAGGGACCTTGGCGGTCTCCACTGCCGTGAAGAATGCAGCAGGGTCCGAATAGTCTTCGAGGAGTGCGGTCGCGCCCGCTTCCCGCAAGCGGTCTGCATTGGACTCGCGCGTAATTCCGACGTAGCGCATTCCCAACTCGCGCGAGGTAAGCAAGTCCCACATGCCGTCGCCGACATAAACGATGTCGCTTGCTTGAACGCCCGTGCGTTGTGCTGCAATCCGTGCGATGTCCGCGCGTGAGATGGCGTCGTTGGCGAAACCGCCCGCAAGCTGCTCGCCGTCAATTCCGATCTTGCTCAACTTAAACAGGGCCGTCTTTCGCATGCCGCCCGTTG from Candidatus Hydrogenedentota bacterium includes these protein-coding regions:
- a CDS encoding HAD hydrolase-like protein, which gives rise to RAFLRAFGVPLPTTDWHAYKHVTDTGIIHEVVEPAWGRPVAMSEIEAFESAFLDELMMAFETNPGGFTEVPGACALLNALQKMENVAIALATGGMRKTALFKLSKIGIDGEQLAGGFANDAISRADIARIAAQRTGVQASDIVYVGDGMWDLLTSRELGMRYVGITRESNADRLREAGATALLEDYSDPAAFFTAVETAKVPVAP